Below is a genomic region from Drosophila albomicans strain 15112-1751.03 chromosome 2R, ASM965048v2, whole genome shotgun sequence.
tatacaatttaattagtcGTAACTCTTGGACTGTTATCTCATGAATACTCAACGAActacaaaacgaaaacaaaaaaacaatatgaCAATTTCGatcaattgcaaaacaaaagccgcaaaattaattatgcaaatgtttatttaaatacccaatttgaattaaagttTTTACAGACCACAACAATATCACGTTCCTTGGCTGTTAAACATCTTTAATGTAGGCCCGAAATGTGCATATCATGTACCTATGAATTATATggcattaataatatatacgcTAACATATGTCAATCGCCGGCTGGAGGAAAGTTTGAACTCACGATGCTTGGCTTTAAATTTGTAGCCGGTGAAAGGGACACGTGCTTGAAccattttaaatgtacaatATATTGATTGATACTGCGATGTATGAGAGACGAGAGCAGAGATTTGAAATGAAAGCGAAAGattgaaaagaaacaaatggTATTATAAGGAAGAGAATACTATAACTTTCCGTTTTCTTTGTGGCACATGAGAAgttattcttttgtttaaaatcAGATGTTAAGTATTACAATAAGAATTAATTAAAGATCAATAAAATCACAGATTATCTTCCAATTTCAGAGATTGGTATTCAATATTGTACCCCCaacataacatatttatttattaaacgaTTTAATCTCTGCTGCAAACATGTAGttgtaaattacaaaaaaagaaaaatagttCAACAGGATATGtcattaattttcatataaaagATTGTCTCATCGCCCCATAAACTAATTTGAAACATGctgcaattattatataaaagatTTTAGTTGCCATAAAGCTAAAGGGTTAGCGTTTTAATGTGCAAATTATGGGTCGAAAGGAATACAAGatgttgtaaattaattttcataagcATCAGCATAAGCAGAGCATTGCCCAAGGCATAAAGCACATGCAATATGAGTAGAAGTTCGCTCACTTATTCTATTAAGGTAACTATTTCCACGGTAGACCGAGCAGAGCTCAAGATAAGATTGAAAACTTGAGTTGAGTGCATTTTACGTATAATAATGCAGTCGGAAAACAAGTCCCACGAGGCAGCTccaattattgttgttaatgcTCGGTCATTGATTTCGAAAAGTAACATTTGCACTTGCGCAAATGGTTAAACTATGGTAAAAACCGGCCATCAATGAGCCACCAAATGTGGATGTTTGGTGATCGGTGAGGCCAATCTCCGAGATATTCGAAACTTGATATTGACATTGGGCGACCAAAACTGCAGAGGGCACATTgcacaaatatacaaaaaaaaaaccaaacctTTGCGTAAATGTTGAGCCACTCATTCGTTCATTCATTCACCTATGCAAAtagctgctgcagcggctTCTCTAGTTGTTTGTCAAATAATGCCAAACATTGTTGGGCGCATAATGGAagttatatacaaaaacatttgGCCAAGTGATTGTTGATGTTGAAAATCCGTCGCGGACTCGTTCGTcttcatcagcagcagcagcagccgcagcagccgcagcagcaacaaacccGCTTAGCAAAAATTTTTGTTGGCCACATATGTGATATATCTATGTGCAGCTAGAGTTGAAGCTTTGCTCTGCTACCCACTTACGCCAGCgataatattgttattgttattgtgcacacacaaataaaagcacacacacatatactcacacacacagacactctcACATTGAGTTGGCAACACTGTTGGCCGTTACGTTGCTTGGCCATTTCTTTTGGCCACTTCACTTCGTGTTAAGCTAGCGCGTTGCTCGGgggctctttttttttgaattgctCGCCTCGGTTTTGACGCTCATCGACATTTCAGCTGCGAACGAAGCGCGCAGTCGCTTTGTGGCATCCAACGAACTCAGATGCCGATCGTGAACACGTTAAGAATACTTTGAGACAGCAATCGGGGCTGCTTCTATTGCTactgttgcaattgctgtggGTGCAACAACAATCGTATTTCAATCGTGTGTTGCCAAATCAATCAAGGCCAACTAAGCGCCTAAAGTCAGTGTCAAGGTGTGTGTTAGAAATAGTGCATGTATCTATTTAACTagttagtatgtgtgtgtgtgtgtgtggcactttGCTAATTACTGCAGATATCTCTGCTGTATAGTGAAAGTATCTTAAAGATACGCGGTGCCCAGAGAGTGTTAACGCGTTGTGTTTCTGtattgtgctgtgttgtgctgtgctgtgcgtTAAGCGCaaattgttaacatttttccagtacaacaattgcattttatgttgcaatttattagcgaaacaagcaaaaatcaaaaacaaaaaccaccTCGATTCAATGCagcaaacatcaacaacaatcataGTAACTGCAGCCAAAAAGCCcattaacaatttgaaatacgTTTTTCCTCATGTCGAATTCCACAAACAACCACGAATATAGCAGATACTAGTAGATAGGCTTTAACCTGATTGTAATCTATTTATGTTCGCACTCGTACTTGTTATTTTAGTAtctactattattattatgtttatgtttattttgtgttgttgttgtctatttttttcgttgtctTGCAAGCAGCTAATTAATGAGCCAACACGTTGGTTGGCCACCAAATCACGCCAGGCAAACACCTCGAAGCCGTCGTCACAACATCTCAATAGCGCTCTCTCGCTTGCGCCCACTCTACCCATCTCTTTCGCGCTCCTTCGGTCGTGCGCCCTATGCAAAGTGTTAACTCAAAGTCTCGTGCAGtgaatttttgtgttgttgctctcCTCGCTACTCGGTTGTGGCTTGTGTAATGGCAACAATTATTTCGCTAAAAATGTTGGAAAATTAACGTTCAATGtgcataattgaaattcatttgccCGCTAATTGCGCACAAAttgcagacaaacaaaaaaaaatcataataacaacaactacgtgaaataccaaaaacttACAAAAAAGAGCGAAACAAAAGAGTACCGTGGCAtgtgccacaacaacaatccgaagaacagcgacaacaacatttaGCTGCAATTCGCAGCTTGCGGTTTTTTATCaagtgttttttgtgtgtggcagttCGATGATATGGTAACCTCCTGCAAACTCGACTCCCAATCAGTTGTGGCAGTTCCCAAAATGAATTCGGTGCGCACCCGTAAACCAGCgagcagtaacagcaactcTTCCGGCTTTCGGCTACTGGACGGCGATCAGCTCGAGAACAATTCGAGTGTCAGTCGAAATTCGATATACAAACTAAAGATCGATCTTATGTTTGACGATTCCAGGTGAGTGCAAAGAACCAAAAAACAGTTCTAATTTACTAACAAGAATAAGCTAAAAGTTCTATGATTAGAACACTCTTAATAACTTGTATGTGATACAAATTCTAAAGAAGAGAACCATAAATCATAAAGAATATTTCTGACTagaacattttctttattaatataaattaacaacatttCTGACTagaacattttcttttttaataaaaattaatatttaatacaagCAAATAAGTCGAGTTGtggcaaatataaaataaaccaaaatcaTAGCAAaaagatattttataaaaaccaTTCTCTTAGTGAAAAGATTATTAAAGGAATTGAAAGTATCTCAAATCTATAATCATCCAACGCTAGATATCTTCGCTACTTAATATGCAACTCTCTATATATAATCAATAgtaagcagcactaaaaatgCTCTAAATATCttccaataaaaaaaaacgacatcCTAAACGCTTGCTTAGCACTTCGTTTTGCATAGGTTTTCAAAGTATCTCAacaataaaactttttattgtCAAAAAATCCCAAGCTGACAGCAGAAGAGTAACAAACTCCAAAATAAACTTAGAATGTTTGTGTTATGCACAGCTTGTTCAACTTTCAACAGCTTCGATTTAAGCACTTTCGTTCTCGAAGCCTCAAAAGTGTCAAAGATACGCAGAGTATAGACAGAGCATTGACAGAGCTGAAGATACATAGTAGTAGATGACAGTTTAGTTGGGAAACGACATCGTAAATAGAAGACGCATCGTCGCAACGTTTCTTTTACCGTTTGACCAAAATTTCCATAAGCAACAAATGAACAGTTAGTTCATAAATGTATCCAAAAGATACaacagatagatagagagagacagatcAAATGATGGATCGATAGATACatagagtgagtgagagagagggaaggcGCGAGAGTCATTGAGTCGAGTAACACTTGCTGCGATGATTAAATATTCAACGATATTGTGTGACACACATTCGCCTAGTGAActaattgattaaaaaagaaaacttttgcttctCTCCCCCCCTCATCCGACCAACCACTTGACACAGCTTcattcatattcaaaatactTGATCGCCGCAACGTTCTCCCTCCCAAAAATAGACGCAGATACATTTCCGATTTGATGTCAACTAGCGGTAAACGGAATAGCTTCTATTGGGAACACACAGCGAATGCGACACTCTTCTTCTCTTCAGATCTCTCAGAGACCTGTTGACAATCTAGCAGACACCACATTCGCCACATGTGCCATTTGTTAATAATCATTTGAGCCTCATTCGACGGCTCCCTTCCGCATTTACAggatgtttgttgttgctgcttttgctgctgctgtttctaaTCAACAGTCACTTGCCAATTCATAGGCATTGGCTTATGTTACTTAGTGCATAGATAtttgtaaatgtgtgtgagtgtgagagtgttagtgttagtgtGTGCATGCATATACATGCTAAAATTAGTTGGCGCAactttcacaaaaaaatagtcAGCCAAGTTTTGTCGTAGAGAACcacttaaacaatttaactACCTGAGAAGAGAATCGCTTGGCTGCAATTTCGAGTAGCTTTCCAATGATTTGGCAAACCACTTAAATCATTaccaattgcaaaataatttggctaacataaaaacatacaaaatgttCACAGCAACGCTTTAGAACTAACTGTGGAATAATTcttgcaaattaaaagaaattagctagcataataaaataatataataaaagatgATTTactttattacaatttatataatatttaaaaatccaaaatatgaatgtaataaaatactatCAGCATGGGTTAATTATCGCTTCACTTTACATAATTTTCACTTAACTGTGTTTAGTAcaacaatttacatatttctcGCTTAATAATCACTTGCAAAAATTACTGTTGCTCCACGTAACGTCTTTTGGCCTAAGTATCAATTTTATCGGtttaatagtttattttagggtttattaatttcattatttcatttattattcaatttaataattttttaattattaatttttctcaTTTATTGACTTTACTTTCTTGCCTTGGCAGATCAATGCGCAGCAACCGCCTCGACGATCCACGAGGATCGCATCGCACGCGTTCCATCATCATGTATGGACGTAGTGAGCTGGCCAGCACCTCGGGTGACAATCCGCGTTCGTTGAGCAGCTTCCTCCAGGAGTCCAGCGAGTCAGCCAAGGTGCTGGCCGAGGCGGCTAAGAACGATGTGCAGCGCATTAGCAACAGCGTGCAAGCTCAGATCGAACAGTTGTTCACCGACGTGGCCAAGGATGCCACCAACAGTTTCGATGTCACCTGTTTGGGCTGTCTGCCGCTCAAGGATAAGGTGACCAGTCTGCAAGGTTTGCAGGAGCCGCTGCGTCAACTCTATCTCGACGAGATGACCAAGAAGGTAAGCCAAAAGTTCTAATATTATTAACTCTgctaatattgaaaatgttgacAGAAATTAAAGTCGGGTTATTTGGACATATGTGCTACGGGTTTGCGCATTAAGCTTAGCGCCAAGCTCAATGAGGAGGAGAATGATTCCAGCATTACGCCATTTCACAACATTGCCGTGTGGTCAGCGGTCAAGTTTGTCATTTCGGATTCAGATGGCGGCGCTGCATTTTTGCCACTAATCACAGATCCCGATAACATCGATAAGACGGCGTTATTTCAGCCATTGAGGTAAGTGTTTGATACTTAACAGTACATTAAAGATAACTGCATGTTTTCATTGGTAAATGCTAATTTCAATGCTATAAACTTGAACGCTTAAAATGCGCACTTGGCAAAActgcataaatttgtttgcaatgtTTGAGTGCTTGTTATTCAATGATCAACCTTTGTTGGTAAATGCAAAACGAAGGCCACTAATTATAGGATTTTCTTTAAGCCCCTAACTTATAAATTCCGTAGTAAATTTGGTTGTAAATTGGTAGTAAATTAGTACAAACGTGTATTCAAGTTAACAGCATTTTTAGCATAACtgcaaaaatgtattaattaaagttaacaCATTTCAGGCCGTCTCTTAAAAAATTGTAGTTATATGATGCAAAGTCACTTCTCCAAAGTAGACAAAGTTTTCTAGCATTAGACACAAATAATACAGCCATCAAGCTGAAGGCCTTTGCAGCCATTGCTCtaccaatttatttatttagtatttattttaattatagttaacctttttaaataaataaatacagtcATACGCATTGATATTCCTTTCATTCCCTATTAAGcataaaattagaaaataaatctaaattaaactaaaatataaaagacaTTTTTGAAGTCTTatctgaaaaatattttaagtaggGAATCCCCAAACACGTCTTTAGTTTCATAAGCCAACTttcttattataaatttaatttaataataaataatcttagcaaatttagtttttctttttaaatatacaaatttaagtgCTTGAAAAGTCGAACAGTGACCTAAAATTGGTCAACTTAGGTCATTCTCTTGATTGTGCTATACTAATtagataattaaataattcgcCTCTCAATGTTCTATATTAATACTCTTAATTCTCTTAAATCTCTGCCCCTCTTAGCGCCATTGAGCAGCTGGCTGTGGAGCAGAGCGAGCACATGCATGCGCCCATCTTTGCGGTGGTCATGCGCTCGGCCAGTGCACCCAAGATACTCGAGTGTCATGGCTTCATCTGCAAGAGCACCGAGGATGCCATCGTCATTGCGGCCACGCTCTACCAGAGCCTGATGGCGCATGTGAGCACCAATTCGCATCGCAGCACCAAGCGACGCACGCCACGTCAACAGAACGGTGTGAGCTGCATCAGCATTGCCAGCAGCTCGGCGCTGACCAGTTCCAACTATTTGTCACGCTCCCAGGTGGCGCCCAGTTTGAATGGCAGACGCAGCTCGttccgcagcagcagcgccggAACTGGCAGCCAAATGGGAATGGGCTCGGCGACTCCTTCGAGATCCACACGCAAGAAGCGCGTGTCGAGCAGTTCGCTCAGCTCCAACAGCAATGTGATCAACGAGGCGGCGGAGATTGAAACCTCCACGGAGGAGCGCAAACGCAAATCACACAAAACGAAGCGAGCGCCGCCAGTTCCAGCTCCCAATGTGCTCGGTGGCTACAGCAAGGGAGCAGCATCCAGCTCCGGACGCAGCAATAATATCGTGTGCAACAATGGGCATGTGAATCGATTGCATCATCATGGCCAGAAGAAGCCAACGACGCCCACAATGCCGCTGGCCATGCCGCTGCCCATGGCCAATGGCAATGCGAATGCACGCAAGATCAGCGATCTGGTTGGCGCTGTGGGCGCTGTGAGTGCAGCCGGAGATGGTGATATACTGACACGTGTGGCCATTCCAAGATCGGGAAGTTTCCTCAACACCGGCGGACTGACGCGCTACAAATCTCGAGCGGCACGACGCACCAACTCGGGCAAACTGggaggcggcggtggcggaggaGGGTGAGTAGACATACTAACGCATTAGGGTCAGCTAGctgtgtatttatttactatgtGGCTGACCCGAGATTGGGTTTAACATTGTTCTACAATTTTTGGTGAAAAGGTTTGGTTTGGTTGATTGGCATCGTTTGAATTGTGCTTCTAGTTCCCCACTTGGTTTCAGTGAATTGTTTAATGAATTTCGACTGCACGAGAATCTGCATTCGTTGGACGACATTCTGTATGCCATCATCGATGCCGATGGCATGTCCTTCAACGATCTGAAGCCCATCTACAAGGAGTTTCTGCTCAAGCTTGCTGTCACGCTGACACAGGACGAACTCTTTCAGCGCTCGAAGAACATTATGCGACGacagaagaaaaagaaacagaagcgcaaatcaagtttgaaTGGCTCACAGGTAagcaatatacatatatgctggTGAATattccgtctgtctgtctgtctgcatgCTTAAACACTTTAAACTCGGCAACTATAGAAGTTAATGCCATCAAATTTACAGTCAACAATCTTCTATTCTTACTCATTAATGCAGCTTTCTTAAATCTCTATCTTCACTCTACTTTACAGAAGAAACCGAAGAGCATCTTCTTTGGCACCAAGAGCCTGAAGAAGGTTTTTCAACTCGGTCAGTTTCGCAGCTGCCGCGGCAAGCTGACAAAGCCCACGCATGCCAAGGATTCCTCGGCCACCATGGAGAGCTCCGGCAAGCGGCGACTGACGCCACCCATCATCATTGGCCCACCGACGAGCCAAagccatcagcagcagcaacgcaatCGAGCGGCCACAAGTGGCTCCGATGTCTCCGTGGTGCGCAATGAACATGCTCTTCAAGGCATTCatcgcaacagcagcagcgggtaagcaaaatatatgttaGAGAGCTAactacacagagagaaaatatGGAGAAGTTTTGAATGtaagcaataaaatttatagacAAAAATAGACTATTTTTAGTTGAATTACCAacatataatttctttttgggtAATAGAgtagtaattttttttcattttctatttaatttcaatattattttgcttataaactttttcattttcatttaataatagagctaaaatttatctttttataaacatattttttaactttatttaaaagctagcttaaattgtaaatgaagCTTAAACACTTCCTTGAAAAGCCctcaaaattttgtttagatTTAATAACTCTATCAGAAAGAATTTAAGGATGATGAGTTTTCACTTCAATTGTATTTAGTCTCCGTGTTAACGTAGCAAATTGTAGTCAAACTTTACTCTCTGTATTTAAATAGTGTACTATGATCAAAACTAATCCACCTCTTCCTCTGCAGCTACGTCTCTTGCTCGGAGTGCAGCTACGACTCGGAGTCGTGCACTTGTGCCTCGGCAGATCGCTGCTACTGCAGTCTGCGCACCGAGCATCTGAACCACAAGTTGCGCCAGAAGAACGAACGCAacatggccatggccaatgCAAGGAAGCCAGCTGGCAAtgcagccgcaacagcagcgacagcaggaGCTGGCAATCGCCATTCGCTGATATCGTGCAAGTCGGATGAGAAGTGCTACTGCTCCATGGTGGAGGAGGAGCCCAACAGCACACTGGAGCACGACTCGGCCAATTCGCACTCGGACACAACAACCTGGTGTGACACCGACAGCTGTGTGAGTGCCAGCAAATGCTACTGCAAGCGCACACATCGACGCCAGCGGGTGAATGCTGCGCCTGTGAGTGAGGATTCTCTGAATCAACAGCATAGATCGCGAGCCAGCTCAAGGAAGCCCAAGCCGAGCGAGAAACTGGGACTCGACTACGAGCTCTTCACCATTGGCGGCAACAGCAAGCCGGTGCAGCCGCATGAGGCGCTCAGCGTGAAGAAGAGCGTGGAGGCTGCCGCCGTGTTTGCGGACATGAAACTCAGCCAGACGACGGACATCAAGAGCCTGTGCCCACCGCTGATGCCGTCTGGTCATGGCCAGAAGCAGAGCATGCGTCAGAGCAACGCCAGCTGCCATTCGAATGGCTCCTCACGCCGTTCACTCTATCGCACACGTGAATCGATCAGCACTGATCGCCTGGGCCATGGCAATGGTAATGTGAATGCCATGATGATGCCTGCGCTGCATTTGAGCTCGAGTGGTGCATCGCACAAGTCGTGCAGTGCCGATGATCTGCTCATCAATATCAAGGCTCTGGAGAAGGCCGCCTCCATTCGCAGCAGTGTGAGCAGAAGCCGCATGGCCAGCTATCAATCGATGCGTGCCGTGAGCGCTTCTCTCGAGGATTCGCTGGGGTATTTGCCATAGAATTTCAATAGAATACTCAAATCCCATAGTGCTTAAGTCAACATACTATACTTCTAACTAATATCTATTCAAGCATAAATACTCCTAATCTACTTTATTctaacatactatataaatcTTAGACATCGCGGCTTATGTTTCTCAAGTCAATTGAGACAGACTTAATTAAACAGCTTCAATTGCCTTGCGAAACGTAAtcatcatttaaaaataatatttttattatattgtcgTACTTATAGCGAACTCGTGACATTAGCATTAAGGCTTGAAACTCTTCGATAAGCAAACAGACGAGGTGCAATACGAAAACcattataaacaaacaatatacGATCCTAGTTTCCAACGCAGTGCAATATTTACTAAGcttattaacaaataaaacgatCTTATATactatgcaaaaatatacttacTGATTACTTTTTTATAGAGGTGGGTTttactgaaaaaaaaactagcaTAAATCCCTCAAAAAgggaaaaactttttaaaggtaaacaattatttgaaatattcatgGCTCACTTTCAGATATGTAATCCCTAGACTCAATTGGTattataatatgtacatatatgagttcaataaataaaatattaaaccaCCCAGATTAGGAAATCGAGGTATGGAAGTACTTCGATCATAAAATTCTGCATCTCATTTTTACACTAAGGGATTCAATTAGTTttcttatataataataaaatcaaatatatctAGTGCGATTTAAGATCAAATGATCTATCTACGTGCAAAGGATTGTGACGAAAGCAAAGTGGAATGacaacttgttgttgccgaATGATTAtacacattattattttgggcACGTCTAATCAAATTCTAATCACGATGAGGTCAGTGTCaggtcacaacaacaacaacagccacatcGAAAAAGCGAAACGTGTACAATTTGCAGCAGATGTTGGCGCTAGGCGTCGTATGCTTTAGCTGAAGCCCCCGCTGTCCCAGGTCAAAATAGACGGGAGAGTGATAAGATTACGCTTGAGTATGtgtgagtctgtgtgtgtgttgcccaGCTGTTGGGGAATGAGTCAAAATGGGAAGTGGATGCGAAACGAAAAATTATTCGAATTGGATCTGCTGCCGAGTGCTAAAGTGCCAAAGTGACATAGAGCCTGTGAAATGACCACCTCATCCGCCGATAGTGTTTTTGTGACCCGTTCCGAGGGTATCTCAGCCGAAGGAGTGAGGGATCAGTATGCCGATGGCAAGGCTGCTAAGGTCTGGGAGATCTTCATCGGGGACAAAAACTCGCGCACGGACAACTACAAGAATTTCCTGGTCGAGTTGCTGCGCCAAAAGGGCTGCAAGCGCATCCTggatgtggcatgtggcacgGGGTAAGCATTAAACACATGATCTCACATTTTGTCAGTGAAATCATGGACCATCCTTTGCAGAGTCGACTCCATAATGCTGCTGGAGGAAGGCTTTGAAGTGACCTCTGTGGATGCGTCCGACAAGATGTTGAAATATGCACTTAAGGAGCGCTGGAATCGCCGCAAGGAAAGCGCCTTTGACCAATGGAGTAagttattaacataaataaagaagTTTTTTACAGGTGTGACTAATCCTTGTTTCCTCTCCCCCTTATAGCCATTGAGGAGGCCAACTGGCTGTCGCTGTATGATGACATACAGGAAGAGATCGGCACCGGTTTCGATGCCGTCATTTGCCTGGGCAACTCCTTTGCCCATTTGATGGATGCCTCTGGGGATCAGCGTGAGCACAAGCAGGCCATCAAGAACTTTGAAAAGTGCCTCAAGCCAGGCGGCATTCTGCTCATCGATCATCGCAACTATGATAACATCCTGGAAACTGGAGCAACACCTGCCAAGAGCATCTATTACAACGTAAGTTGAAAGTCATCGCTTCCAGAATAGTATGAGATTATtcacattaattaaaaacaattgaacGACACTTCCCATTGACTTACGAGTAGAAACAACAAGTCATCATCAAAGCACTGataacaaaaagcaaattgcTTTCATTTACAAAATCTCACAACATCTCTAATCTTCGATTCTGGCACAAGCGTAAAACTATTCCCATGACTTGCAGAAtccaaaattaaatgtttgtttgtttgtttttttcaactttttttagACGAGTCATACGGCGGACATCAAAACATCCGTTCTGTTCTATTGCGGCAAACCAGCTTTGGTCTCCATGGACTATCAGATCGAAGGCAATAAGCTGGCCAGCGAATTCCGTCTCTCCTATTATCCCCACGAACTGAAGCGTTTCACAGAGATCCTGAATGAGATCTTCGGCAGCCAGGCCAAGCACAAGCTGTATGGTGACTTCAAGGAAATGACTGTGGTCCAGAATCCCGCATTCTATATACATTTGATTGAGAAGCCTAGAGTTTAAGTTTCCACTATTGCacaatatacaattattattattttagagaAACATCTCgatttatcatttattattcacattttatatatagtatttccGTTTGCTCTCGTGTCGCATTACGTCAGCAACATATATTTGCTGATAATGGCACTAAAGCACAGTGTCACCATCAGAGCCTCAATCACAAACGGAGACTTGGTCTTAATGAAGTGGGACAATCGCGtgcacaacaaaattaatcGGAAGAGCAGTAATGAAGCCATTTtggacagctgctgctgaacGCGACGACATCGAGACTTCACTTAATTTTACTTCAAAACTGTAGACAGACCC
It encodes:
- the LOC117576200 gene encoding uncharacterized protein LOC117576200 isoform X2, with the translated sequence MVTSCKLDSQSVVAVPKMNSVRTRKPASSNSNSSGFRLLDGDQLENNSSVSRNSIYKLKIDLMFDDSRSMRSNRLDDPRGSHRTRSIIMYGRSELASTSGDNPRSLSSFLQESSESAKVLAEAAKNDVQRISNSVQAQIEQLFTDVAKDATNSFDVTCLGCLPLKDKVTSLQGLQEPLRQLYLDEMTKKKLKSGYLDICATGLRIKLSAKLNEEENDSSITPFHNIAVWSAVKFVISDSDGGAAFLPLITDPDNIDKTALFQPLSAIEQLAVEQSEHMHAPIFAVVMRSASAPKILECHGFICKSTEDAIVIAATLYQSLMAHVSTNSHRSTKRRTPRQQNGVSCISIASSSALTSSNYLSRSQVAPSLNGRRSSFRSSSAGTGSQMGMGSATPSRSTRKKRVSSSSLSSNSNVINEAAEIETSTEERKRKSHKTKRAPPVPAPNVLGGYSKGAASSSGRSNNIVCNNGHVNRLHHHGQKKPTTPTMPLAMPLPMANGNANARKISDLVGAVGAVSAAGDGDILTRVAIPRSGSFLNTGGLTRYKSRAARRTNSGKLGGGGGGGGSPLGFSELFNEFRLHENLHSLDDILYAIIDADGMSFNDLKPIYKEFLLKLAVTLTQDELFQRSKNIMRRQKKKKQKRKSSLNGSQKKPKSIFFGTKSLKKVFQLGQFRSCRGKLTKPTHAKDSSATMESSGKRRLTPPIIIGPPTSQSHQQQQRNRAATSGSDVSVVRNEHALQGIHRNSSSGYVSCSECSYDSESCTCASADRCYCSLRTEHLNHKLRQKNERNMAMANARKPAGNAAATAATAGAGNRHSLISCKSDEKCYCSMVEEEPNSTLEHDSANSHSDTTTWCDTDSCVSASKCYCKRTHRRQRVNAAPVSEDSLNQQHRSRASSRKPKPSEKLGLDYELFTIGGNSKPVQPHEALSVKKSVEAAAVFADMKLSQTTDIKSLCPPLMPSGHGQKQSMRQSNASCHSNGSSRRSLYRTRESISTDRLGHGNGNVNAMMMPALHLSSSGASHKSCSADDLLINIKALEKAASIRSSVSRSRMASYQSMRAVSASLEDSLGYLP
- the LOC117574316 gene encoding glycine N-methyltransferase, with product MTTSSADSVFVTRSEGISAEGVRDQYADGKAAKVWEIFIGDKNSRTDNYKNFLVELLRQKGCKRILDVACGTGVDSIMLLEEGFEVTSVDASDKMLKYALKERWNRRKESAFDQWTIEEANWLSLYDDIQEEIGTGFDAVICLGNSFAHLMDASGDQREHKQAIKNFEKCLKPGGILLIDHRNYDNILETGATPAKSIYYNTSHTADIKTSVLFYCGKPALVSMDYQIEGNKLASEFRLSYYPHELKRFTEILNEIFGSQAKHKLYGDFKEMTVVQNPAFYIHLIEKPRV
- the LOC117574409 gene encoding uncharacterized protein LOC117574409, which translates into the protein MASLLLFRLILLCTRLSHFIKTKSPFVIEALMVTLCFSAIISKYMLLT
- the LOC117576200 gene encoding uncharacterized protein LOC117576200 isoform X1 — translated: MVTSCKLDSQSVVAVPKMNSVRTRKPASSNSNSSGFRLLDGDQLENNSSVSRNSIYKLKIDLMFDDSRSMRSNRLDDPRGSHRTRSIIMYGRSELASTSGDNPRSLSSFLQESSESAKVLAEAAKNDVQRISNSVQAQIEQLFTDVAKDATNSFDVTCLGCLPLKDKVTSLQGLQEPLRQLYLDEMTKKKLKSGYLDICATGLRIKLSAKLNEEENDSSITPFHNIAVWSAVKFVISDSDGGAAFLPLITDPDNIDKTALFQPLSAIEQLAVEQSEHMHAPIFAVVMRSASAPKILECHGFICKSTEDAIVIAATLYQSLMAHVSTNSHRSTKRRTPRQQNGVSCISIASSSALTSSNYLSRSQVAPSLNGRRSSFRSSSAGTGSQMGMGSATPSRSTRKKRVSSSSLSSNSNVINEAAEIETSTEERKRKSHKTKRAPPVPAPNVLGGYSKGAASSSGRSNNIVCNNGHVNRLHHHGQKKPTTPTMPLAMPLPMANGNANARKISDLVGAVGAVSAAGDGDILTRVAIPRSGSFLNTGGLTRYKSRAARRTNSGKLGGGGGGGGFGLVDWHRLNCASSSPLGFSELFNEFRLHENLHSLDDILYAIIDADGMSFNDLKPIYKEFLLKLAVTLTQDELFQRSKNIMRRQKKKKQKRKSSLNGSQKKPKSIFFGTKSLKKVFQLGQFRSCRGKLTKPTHAKDSSATMESSGKRRLTPPIIIGPPTSQSHQQQQRNRAATSGSDVSVVRNEHALQGIHRNSSSGYVSCSECSYDSESCTCASADRCYCSLRTEHLNHKLRQKNERNMAMANARKPAGNAAATAATAGAGNRHSLISCKSDEKCYCSMVEEEPNSTLEHDSANSHSDTTTWCDTDSCVSASKCYCKRTHRRQRVNAAPVSEDSLNQQHRSRASSRKPKPSEKLGLDYELFTIGGNSKPVQPHEALSVKKSVEAAAVFADMKLSQTTDIKSLCPPLMPSGHGQKQSMRQSNASCHSNGSSRRSLYRTRESISTDRLGHGNGNVNAMMMPALHLSSSGASHKSCSADDLLINIKALEKAASIRSSVSRSRMASYQSMRAVSASLEDSLGYLP